One segment of Rhipicephalus sanguineus isolate Rsan-2018 chromosome 6, BIME_Rsan_1.4, whole genome shotgun sequence DNA contains the following:
- the LOC119397511 gene encoding ubiquitin carboxyl-terminal hydrolase 8 → MDTRPLELVNRGNYCFANATLQAIFRIPTLLDELDRCCDNEEIKATQEERKFATGFSNLQRACLHSNKFCNNEQESFLDVCREYLPYLFAKQQEQEQQDAAELALSLLSLLSDIMNRNRFADGSLGIDEPPFYSTTSIATVDGETAQYIRSCAHRKWQLYEDLHRSPVESVITGQLVIVGQCSICLRVKVQNETFSILPVPCDSKQTNKSVLSLEDMIDTLRTTNGMTGEDDGIAYGTVCNIVGHRQWRRREVLGHLNKALVIQIMRFAFDTSSKDSVKVTTPVSIPNNLTIASTEESAPLKYRLFAAVLHLGGRSTSSGHYIAYAVDNRCGGWWCFNDDAAVNAVVDIDAEMKKPSFLQNAYMLFYERFVVGVDGAVQRLEDVAKVLDRIDGKKLSVVGWPGRLRKGRSCIGGAARR, encoded by the exons ATGGATACGCGTCCATTAGAACTAGTCAACCGCGGGAACTATTGCTTCGCGAATGCGACTCTGCAAGCAATTTTTCGCATTCCCACGTTACTGGACGAGCTCGACCGATGCTGTGACAACGAAGAGATCAAGGCGACTCAAGAGGAGCGGAAATTCGCCACAGGTTTCTCGAATCTTCAACGGGCCTGCCTTCATTCGAACAAGTTTTGCAACAACGAGCAGGAGTCATTCTTGGACGTGTGCCGCGAATATTTGCCATATCTCTTCGCGAAACAGCAGGAGCAGGAGCAGCAAGATGCGGCGGAGCTGGCACTTTCGCTTCTGAGTCTCCTCAGCGACATCATGAACAGAAACCGTTTCGCTGACGGCTCGCTAGGTATCGACGAGCCGCCGTTCTATTCCACCACTTCTATAGCCACAGTGGACGGTGAAACTGCCCAATATATCAGGTCATGTGCGCATCGAAAATGGCAACTCTATGAAGACCTGCACAGATCGCCGGTAGAGTCCGTCATCACAGGTCAGCTGGTTATTGTCGGCCAGTGCTCCATATGCCTCAGAGTCAAGGTGCAGAATGAGACATTCAGCATACTACCGGTACCATGTGACTCGAAGCAGACCAACAAGTCCGTACTGAGCCTGGAAGACATGATCGATACTCTCCGGACAACCAATGGCATGACAGGTGAGGACGACGGCATTGCTTATGGCACCGTGTGCAACATCGTCGGGCATCGGCAGTGGCGTCGACGAGAAGTGCTCGGTCACTTGAACAAAGCGTTGGTCATTCAGATAATGCGATTTGCATTTGATACTTCATCCAAAGATAGCGTCAAGGTGACGACGCCAGTCTCGATACCAAACAACCTGACCATAGCTTCAACAGAAGAGTCCGCTCCGCTGAAGTACAGACTGTTTGCTGCAGTTCTGCATCTGGGAGGGCGCTCAACGAGCAGCGGGCATTACATTGCATATGCCGTGGACAATAGGTGCGGTGGTTGGTGGTGCTTTAACGACGATGCCGCGGTGAACGCCGTCGTCGACATCGACGCCGAAATGAAGAAACCGTCCTTTCTTCAGAACGCCTACATGCTGTTCTATGAAAG GTTTGTGGTCGGTGTAGATGGTGCAGTGCAGCGCCTCGAGGATGTGGCGAAAGTGTTGGACCGCATCGATGGCAAGAAgctctctgtagtaggctggccaGGTCGTCTCCGCAAGGGCCGAAGTTGCATCGGCGGTGCTGCCAGAAGATGA